The DNA sequence TTTTGTTGGTGATATTTTAGGTGTCAATACATCTGAATTAAGGTTACTCCTGAACGAAGAGGTTGTGCCGGTTATGGCACCCATCACGCACGACTGTCACGGGCAATTACTAAATACAAATGCTGATACCATAGCTGCCGATCTCGCCATCGAATTATCTAATTACTTCACAGTAAATCTTTTTTATTGCTTCGAGAAGAAAGGAGTATTGCTTAATGCCGAAGACGAAAACTCGGTGATCTCAGAATTGAGTTTTGATCGTTTTAAACTGCTTCAGGAAGAAGGGGTGATTAAAGAAGGAATGATCCCGAAACTTGACAACGGATTTAATGCCATGCGAAATGGAGTCAGTCAGGTTTTAATTACCAATCCTAATCTGATTTCGATGGCTCGGGGTACCCGGTTAAGCCTTAAAGAGGATTGAAAAAAAAATTGAAGAGAATAGAATCCGACCCTGTTTAGTGTCGGATTTTTTTTTGCGTGCATTCGCTTCCTTCATCAAGAAAGCGGCTAAATCATTGAAAAACACACTCGAAATATTTATGATCGCAACTGGAAACGAGTCAGTAAAATTCATAACCTTTTCTGCTTATTTTCGTTTAT is a window from the Aquipluma nitroreducens genome containing:
- the argB gene encoding acetylglutamate kinase, which gives rise to MERLTIVKVGGKVVEEKESLDLLLNQFAQIRGKRILVHGGGRLATTLAEKLGIETQMVEGRRITDEATLEVVTMVYAGLVNKNIVAGLQARGCNSIGLTGADLNVIRAKKRPVKDIDYGFVGDILGVNTSELRLLLNEEVVPVMAPITHDCHGQLLNTNADTIAADLAIELSNYFTVNLFYCFEKKGVLLNAEDENSVISELSFDRFKLLQEEGVIKEGMIPKLDNGFNAMRNGVSQVLITNPNLISMARGTRLSLKED